From a single Parambassis ranga chromosome 2, fParRan2.1, whole genome shotgun sequence genomic region:
- the LOC114447055 gene encoding E3 ubiquitin-protein ligase TRIM21-like: MATASTLLSEDQFLCSICLDVFTDPVTITCGHNYCKSCITQHWDVSVQNQCPVCKKSFYTRPELHVNTFISEMASEFRQNLKKRDSKQEGAKEGDVPCDVCTETKVKAVKSCLVCLTSYCQTHLEPHHRITGLKRHQLINAVKNLEDRVCKKHDRPLELFCKTHQVCVCQFCTELDHRGHVIIPLKEEYEGKKAELKKTESDIQQMIQERRVKMEQIKESVKLSKEDADRETAASVQVFTALIQSVERGLAQLTDMIEEKQKTREKQAEGFIKELEEEISELMKRSSEVEQLSHTEDHLHLLQSYSSLNPAPPTKDWTEVTVHSSYMGTVRRAVALLEEPLIQEMKKLCNHVELKRVQQYAVDVTFDPETAHPKLILSDEERQVYFSKTRQNVPENPKRFTYYPNVLGKQGFSSGRFYYEVQVTGNTEWDLGVARGAVYRKGKNPLSPKNGFWTIWLRNGKDYTANASPPVRLSLMSKPQKVGVFVDYEEGVVSFYDVDAAALIYSFTDCNFTETLLPFFSPSVDVGQANPAPLIICPVHNKH; the protein is encoded by the coding sequence aTGGCCACAGCCAGCACTCTCCTCTCTGAGGATCAGTTTCTGtgctccatctgtctggatGTGTTCACTGATCCAGTCACCATAACATGTGGACACAACTACTGCAAGAGCTGCATCACACAACACTGGGATGTTAGTGTCCAGAACCAGTGTCCTGTGTGTAAAAAGAGTTTTTACACCAGACCAGAGCTCCATGTCAACACCTTCATATCTGAGATGGCCAGTGAGTTCAgacaaaatctaaaaaaaagagACTCAAAGCAAGAAGGAGCCAAAGAAGGAGATGTTCCCTGTGATGTCTGCACTGAAACCAAAGTGAAGGCTGTGAAGTCCTGCCTGGTGTGTCTGACCTCCTACTGTCAGACTCACCTGGAGCCTCATCACAGAATCACAGGCCTGAAAAGACACCAGCTGATCAATGCTGTGAAGAACCTGGAGGACAGGGTGTGTAAGAAGCATGACAGACCTCTGGAGCTGTTCTGTAAGACccaccaggtgtgtgtgtgtcagttctgCACTGAGCTGGATCACAGAGGACATGTTATCATTCCTTTAAAAGAAGAATATGAAGGAAAGAAAGCTGAACTTAAGAAGACAGAGTCTGACATTCAGCAGATGATCCAGGAGAGACGAGTGAAGATGGAGCAGATCAAAGAGTCAGTGAAGCTCAGCAAGgaggatgcagacagagagacagcagccaGTGTGCAGGTCTTCACTGCTCTGATCCAGTCTGTAGAGAGGGGTCTGGCTCAGCTCACTGACATGATCgaagagaagcagaaaacaaGAGAGAAACAGGCTGAAGGCTTCAtcaaagagctggaggaggaaatCTCTgagctgatgaagaggagctctgaggtggagcagctctcacacactgaagaccacctccacctccttcaaAGCTACTCATCCCTGAACCCTGCTCCACCCACCAAAGACTGGACTGAGGTCACAGTTCACTCCTCATATATGGGGACAGTGAGGAGAGCTGTGGCTCTGCTGGAGGAGCCGCTTATTCAAGAGATGAAGAAGCTGTGCAATCATGTTGAACTGAAGAGGGTCCAGCAGTATGCAGTGGATGTGACCTTTGATCCTGAAACAGCTCACCCTAAACTGATCCTGTCTGATGAAGAGAGACAAGTATATTTTTCTAAGACAAGGCAGAACGTTCCAGAGAACCCAAAAAGATTTACTTATTATCCAAATGTTTTAGGAAAGCAGGGGTTCTCCTCAGGGAGATTTTACTATGAAGTTCAGGTTACAGGGAATACTGAGTGGGACTTAGGAGTGGCCAGGGGGGCAGTGTACAGGAAGGGAAAAAACCCACTGAGTCCTAAGAATGGTTTTTGGACTATATGGTTGAGAAATGGAAAGGATTATACAGCTAACGCTAGCCCGCCTGTACGTCTGTCTCTGATGTCCAAGCCTCAGAAGGTGGGGGTGTTTGTGGATTATGAAGAGGGTGTGGTCTCTTTTTATGATGTAGATGCAGCAGCTCTCATCTATTCCTTTACAGACTGCAACTTCACCGAGACACTCCTTCCATTTTTTAGTCCAAGTGTTGATGTGGGTCAAGCAAATCCAGCCCCTCTGATAATCTGTCCTGTTCACAACAAACATTAG